The genomic region CCCACTGAAGTGGAATTTGATGAACTCTTCGTAGTCAAATGGATTGAAAAGTAACGGGTGATCATTATCCACCATTTTTTCAATGGCTTTTAAGCTGTTCCCAGGTTTCGGTATTTCAAAAAGTGCCAGGCTAAACCTAGTCTTGTTTTCTCTCATCACAACCCTATGAAGTGGCACATGCAACCGCCCGTTCAACCATACCTGCATAACCATGTTTTGCAAAGGTTGTAGGTCAATGTTTACATTGTTAGAAAAAATGAGTATCATCACGGGAATATTACAACGGATTCCATGAACTCTAAAACGAACAGAAAAATTAATTCTTTAAATATTTCAGATAAATTACGGACAGAAtccacaaaatccaaaaagaaatatatatatttttaagatcTTTGTAGGATATATTAGCAATGGATTTGGCCGTCAGTAGTACTCCATTGTTTTGCAGTTTTGATCTACATGTTACTTACATTTAAAGTCTCCCCGGCCATGACTATGAACAAGTTAGGCGAAAGCTTTACTTTTAGCCATTCATTGTCTTTAGTCAGAATCTCTAATCCTTCAACATCATTTTGATGCAAAATCGTCATTACACCTGCATCTGCATGAGCCTGCAATCCGAGATTGGATTCGTTTGGTTCTGGCACTCGATATTTCATGAGTTTAACTACATAATTTGCTAGTTCGATGTGTTCGTTCAAATACAATTCCAAATTCAAGATTTCGAAAACCATCTTCTTGGTCATTACATTCAATTCACAAAGCTTCTTCACATACGTATGGATGTCATTGCTGCAATGGAAAAAGGGACTCGTAATATGCAAAAATACAAGTTGATTTATGAATGTAAAGAAAAAGAAGTAAACAACTAATGTTAATAGTAGAGCTAATAACATTTGTTTTCAAACTAAACGAAACCTTACCTAACTTGAGGGTTGCCTTGAGGCCACATTGTTGGCCCGAacttggatcttgatctctaaatGAGCGTGAATAACTTGAATAACAACAACTTGTAATAATCAAATGAATGTTTACAAATCGAATGAGAGTATATACAATTGATTTCGAATGTAATGAACAAGTACAAATGAATCTAACTATCCTTATTTATAGTTTCCTACGGGTACGAGTGAATAGACGCGTCTCTTCGTGAAAAGTCATGTCTCTTGGATGTGCGGTTGAGATTGGATCTTGAAGAGGTGTGTTGATTCTCGTCCGCATGATCAACAGTCGCGTCCCTTGATGTTTTCCTTGTATTGATTCCGAAATGGTGTGTGTAGGAGACACACCCATTCGGTTAGTGAGGGTAGTTTCAAACTTCCATcttgtcaactttggtccctcaacTTCATAACCGCCATATCTAATATTAATTCTAATTATCTATCTAACTATGTACATgatgttaagagattaaccggtttcattcacccccttaatctcGAACATCCATGAGTTGCTTCAAATCTTGAATTCCGAGCAGTTCCCTCATTGTAGCAAACTTGATCCTTGCTAGTGCCTTTGTTAGTATATCTGCCCGTTGTAGTTCTCCACTTATGTGTTCCACAGTGATATCTTCGTTTTCCACGCATTCTCTTATGAAGTGATAGCGTGTGTCAATGTGCTTGCTTCTTCCGTGAAAGACTGGATTTCTCATGAGTGCTATTGCTGAAACGTTATCTACTCTGAGTGTTATCTTCTCTTCCTTCCAGCCTGTGATTTCACTTAACAATCTTTTAAGCCATAGTGCTTGACATGCTGCTGCAGTGGCTGCCATGAATTCTGATTCGCATGATGATAGTGCCACTGTTTGTTGCTTTTGTGTACACCAGGTTATAGGTGATTCTCCAAAGTAGAATACCAGACCAgttgttccttttcctttgtctgtatTAACTCCAAAACTACTGTCACTATAACCTGTGATCTTACATCCTCCTTGTCTTCTGTAGATGATTCCATGCTCTTTAGTTCCTTGTCTTCTGTATTTGCTTTACTGCTTTCAGGTGTTGCTCCTTTGGTTCTTGCATGAATCTACTAAGTAGACTGACTGGGTAACATAGATCTGGTCTTGTATGCAATTAGTACCTGAGAGATCCTATCAGGCTTCTGTAGTGTGTTGCATCTACTAGAtctccttcttcagtctttgttaaTTGAGTTCCTGGAGTCATGGGTGTCTTTGTATCATTGCAAGATAACATATCAGCGTCTTTGAGTATCTTGTTGATATATCCTGTCTGCTTGATGCCTATCTCACCCCCTGTTTGAATTACTTCTATTCCCAGATAGTATGCTAGCAATCCTAGATCGCTCATATCGAATTTGTTCTTCATCTGAGATTTGAAGATGTCTATCTCCTTCTTTGATGTTCCAGTGACTATCAAGTCATCAACATAGACTCCAACTATTAGTGTAGAAGCTTCCCTTGTTCTTGTATAGATTGCATTCTCTAAAGTGCACTTCTTGAAATTAAGTGACTTTAGGGTTTGATCTAACTTcgtattccaagctcttggtgcttgtctcAATCCATACAGTGCTTTTGATAGTCTGTAAACCTTTCCATCATTTCCTGGCTTTATAAATCCTTCTGGTTGTGATACATAGACTTCCTCCTTGAGATCTCCGTGTAAGAATGCAGATTTCACATCTAGATGATGTACCTCCCAACCTTGATATGCTGCTAAAGCCAACATTAGTCGTACTGTTTCCATACGTGCTACTGGTGCAAAGACTTCGTCAAAGTCTATTCCGTGTTGCTGAACATATCCCTTTGCAACTAGCCTTGCTTTGTGTCTGACAATATTTCCGTTTGCATCTTTCTTAGTCTTGAATACCCATTTTAAGCCTATTGCCTTGTGATCTCTTGGCAATTCCGTCAAACTCCAagtgttattcttgtttattgagtCTAATTCAGCCTTCATTGCTTCAATCCACTTTCTGTTACTAGATGCTTCCTTGTAATTCCTTGGTTCTTCTTCAGCGAGTAATAATTCATGTGGATCTAGTTGAATTTCTTCTGTTTCTTCATACAGGTCTTCGAGACTTTTCAGTCTTACTGGAGTGTCGCTAATATTCTCTGTTGTACTTTCAGAAGTGGATGGACTTCCACTTGATAACCTGCTTGAACTTCCTGCTGAGTTCTGATTGTATGAATATGCTGGCGGGGTTACATAGGAGTCTTATTCTTCTGTCTGGTCTACTCCTGAATCGTCATGTTGTGGCCCGCTACTGCCTGGACTACTTGGCTCATTTTCTTCTAATTCTGGTGGTATGTC from Helianthus annuus cultivar XRQ/B chromosome 10, HanXRQr2.0-SUNRISE, whole genome shotgun sequence harbors:
- the LOC110882604 gene encoding probable 2-oxoglutarate-dependent dioxygenase AOP1; amino-acid sequence: MTKKMVFEILNLELYLNEHIELANYVVKLMKYRVPEPNESNLGLQAHADAGVMTILHQNDVEGLEILTKDNEWLKVKLSPNLFIVMAGETLNVWLNGRLHVPLHRVVMRENKTRFSLALFEIPKPGNSLKAIEKMVDNDHPLLFNPFDYEEFIKFHFSGDPSTEKYAVKAYCGVSN